A genomic segment from Triticum dicoccoides isolate Atlit2015 ecotype Zavitan chromosome 1A, WEW_v2.0, whole genome shotgun sequence encodes:
- the LOC119272264 gene encoding transcription repressor OFP8-like, protein MKAMILRRRGAGGGLRITRKGRGFMCGCGGSKAVSVSDGSDKQSPMATPPTNTSTATTATTMSTVTTTATRRAGNSRAASLISTAAASSSFSPSSTDEADTSVGSTPSVAALLRQLGELERTVRSLQGAGAEGVGDGRRHRRTSSEGGGRRVEESVAVVKESADPLADFRRSMLQMIVEKEIVGGADLRELLHRFLSLNAPHHHHLILRAFAEIWEEVFSGYERTPDFLVSHSHGRKRLPAANSLR, encoded by the coding sequence ATGAAGGCGATGATACTACGCCgccgcggcgccggcggcgggctgCGCATCACGAGGAAGGGCCGCGGCTTCATGTGCGGCTGCGGCGGCTCAAAGGCCGTCTCCGTCTCCGACGGCTCCGACAAGCAGTCCCCCATGGCCACGCCGCCCACCAACACGTCGACCGCCACCACTGCCACCACCATGTCCACGGTCACCACCACGGCGACGAGGAGGGCAGGGAACAGCAGGGCGGCGTCGTTGATCTCCACCGCGGCGGCGTCCTCCTCGTTCTCACCCTCGTCGACGGACGAGGCCGACACCAGCGTGGGGAGCACCCCCAGCGTCGCCGCGCTCCTGCGGCAGCTCGGCGAGCTCGAGCGCACCGTCCGCTCCCTGCAGGGCGCCGGCgccgaaggcgtcggcgacgggagGCGGCACAGGCGCACCTCCAGCGAGGGCGGCGGCAGGAGGGTGGAGGAGAGCGTGGCCGTGGTGAAGGAGTCGGCCGACCCGCTGGCCGACTTCCGGCGGTCGATGCTGCAGATGATCGTGGAGAAGGAGATCGTGGGCGGCGCCGACCTGCGGGAGCTCCTCCACCGGTTCCTGTCCCTCAACgcgccgcaccaccaccacctcatCCTCCGGGCCTTCGCCGAGATCTGGGAGGAGGTCTTCTCCGGCTACGAGCGCACCCCGGACTTCCTCGTCTCCCACTCCCACGGCAGGAAAAGGCTCCCCGCAGCGAATTCCCTCCGCTGA